Proteins encoded within one genomic window of Thermococcus celer Vu 13 = JCM 8558:
- a CDS encoding DUF1611 domain-containing protein gives MDEALILAEGRYKTSDGKTAHGLVRYSKRFRIVGVIDSTLAGLDAGEVLDGRRRGIPIYATLEEALSENPNAKWLIIGVATPGGKLPDDYKETVVEAIRNGLGVVNGLHHFLSDDPYLKHLARRYGVGIIDVRKIFYNTRIPFTGRINDVKAIKVAVLGTDAAIGKRTVAIMLHESFRRLGLRSVFIAMGQTGWMQGFKYAIVTDSIIDDFVSGAIEDVFYRAWVEERPDVIVTHGEGSLLHPAFPGGFDLMAAARPDFVVLQHAPARKAFDDFPDFPIPPLETYVELIQLLSGKKPVAITINSEGLSDEDALEWAGRIEAETGIMTRVPFLQGLDDVAKRIALLSRVEVKGIEPSRAEVL, from the coding sequence TTGGATGAGGCCCTTATCCTCGCAGAGGGCCGTTACAAAACCTCCGACGGAAAGACCGCCCACGGCCTCGTCCGCTACTCGAAGAGATTCAGGATAGTTGGTGTCATAGACTCGACGCTCGCGGGTCTCGACGCCGGGGAGGTCCTCGACGGGAGAAGGAGGGGCATACCGATTTACGCCACCCTCGAGGAGGCCCTCTCGGAGAACCCCAACGCGAAGTGGCTCATAATAGGTGTTGCAACGCCGGGCGGAAAACTTCCCGATGACTACAAGGAAACGGTGGTCGAGGCGATAAGGAACGGTCTCGGCGTTGTGAACGGACTCCACCACTTCCTCAGCGACGATCCCTACCTGAAACACCTCGCGAGGCGCTACGGCGTTGGGATAATCGACGTCCGCAAGATCTTCTACAACACGAGGATCCCTTTCACGGGCAGGATAAACGACGTAAAAGCGATCAAGGTCGCGGTTCTCGGCACGGACGCGGCCATCGGCAAGAGAACCGTCGCCATAATGCTCCACGAGTCCTTCAGGAGGCTCGGCCTGAGGAGCGTCTTCATAGCCATGGGCCAGACGGGTTGGATGCAGGGCTTCAAGTACGCGATAGTGACGGACTCGATAATAGACGACTTCGTTTCCGGTGCCATAGAGGACGTCTTTTACAGGGCATGGGTCGAGGAAAGACCCGATGTTATAGTGACCCACGGTGAGGGCTCGCTCCTCCATCCGGCGTTTCCGGGCGGTTTCGACCTTATGGCCGCGGCGAGACCGGACTTCGTGGTCCTCCAGCACGCCCCCGCGAGAAAAGCTTTCGACGACTTCCCGGACTTTCCGATTCCACCGCTCGAGACCTACGTAGAGCTCATCCAGCTCCTGAGCGGTAAAAAACCCGTTGCGATAACCATAAACTCCGAGGGGCTCAGCGACGAGGATGCCCTCGAGTGGGCCGGCAGGATAGAGGCCGAAACTGGGATAATGACCCGCGTTCCCTTCCTTCAGGGACTCGATGACGTTGCAAAGCGGATAGCGCTCCTATCCAGGGTGGAGGTGAAGGGCATTGAGCCTTCCAGAGCTGAGGTGCTTTGA
- a CDS encoding pyridoxal-phosphate dependent enzyme yields MPHSKYWGKKAMETVKTIRTVEYRSKKGLYAEGSEADEPPGGLGKLFRVPILEDLLGVGEIYVDYEGGNPTGTHKDRIARAHVEKALEEGFSGITVGTCGNYGASIAYHAAIHGLRAVVFVPAGYTNARLPEMRSLGAEVVEVPGSYEDAVEASRHFALLTGFYDANPGSNREVDFKAYSDMAVGIASRVRPTAVFVPLGNGTTLSGLWKGFRGLGITPTMVGVTTAFGNEILRRFYGESEGDFAETVFNEPLVSERSFDAEEALEAIKESRGYVFGFPDDVALRYTELLRSTAGINPLPASALVLAGLVKFVRKFGITDGRFVLVVTGGVHVG; encoded by the coding sequence ATGCCCCATTCCAAATATTGGGGGAAGAAGGCAATGGAAACCGTGAAAACTATCCGGACTGTCGAGTATAGGTCCAAAAAAGGCCTCTACGCTGAGGGCTCTGAGGCCGATGAGCCCCCGGGTGGCCTTGGAAAGCTCTTCCGTGTTCCCATCCTCGAGGACCTCCTCGGGGTGGGGGAGATCTACGTTGATTACGAAGGGGGGAACCCAACCGGAACCCACAAGGACAGGATCGCGAGGGCCCACGTTGAGAAGGCCCTTGAGGAAGGTTTCTCCGGGATAACCGTCGGCACCTGCGGGAACTATGGCGCGTCCATCGCTTACCACGCGGCGATTCACGGGTTAAGGGCTGTGGTATTCGTTCCCGCGGGCTACACCAACGCGAGGCTTCCAGAAATGAGGTCCCTCGGTGCCGAAGTCGTCGAGGTTCCCGGAAGCTACGAGGACGCGGTTGAGGCGAGCAGGCACTTCGCCCTTCTTACCGGCTTCTACGACGCCAACCCCGGAAGCAACAGGGAAGTCGACTTCAAAGCCTACTCCGACATGGCGGTCGGGATAGCGTCCCGGGTGAGGCCGACGGCGGTTTTCGTACCCCTCGGCAACGGAACGACCCTGAGTGGGCTCTGGAAGGGCTTCAGGGGACTGGGAATCACACCGACCATGGTGGGGGTGACCACGGCCTTTGGAAACGAGATCCTGAGGAGGTTCTACGGCGAATCGGAGGGGGACTTCGCCGAGACGGTCTTCAACGAGCCTCTCGTTTCGGAGAGGTCCTTCGATGCCGAGGAAGCCCTCGAGGCCATTAAGGAATCCCGCGGCTACGTCTTTGGCTTCCCCGATGACGTGGCGTTGAGATACACCGAGTTGCTCCGTTCGACCGCAGGGATTAATCCGCTTCCAGCCTCGGCCCTGGTTCTGGCAGGACTGGTGAAGTTCGTCCGGAAGTTCGGTATCACGGATGGAAGGTTCGTCCTCGTCGTTACAGGGGGTGTTCACGTTGGATGA
- a CDS encoding MFS transporter has protein sequence MEDLRGHPRKRERAALKSIEKAKQMRRRPDSARWFYSFIPFKVSTGGAAPLIPLLTMALGGGPSDVGIVNAIGSTASMLGGLFWGKLSDKLNRRKVFLIAGFLGTAISTLLFPLARSVYQVMAINAVYTFFIAATIPLPILIITKAFRLEDWDWAIGRFNEISGWAWVGGMVTGLLLGQFLSLRGIFVFLGVIGLLSVPYGLHTIREVPLHLSREKLGVYTGYVVEKFRYIPNMITHLPRFSTGGFGALYLSSLLFWVGAMLYFTQFPVLLKARGFTTSGIYLMSIGNSAVSAFMYTRVGKKLRNGSGYGVLIRGLLLRALAFALVPLAIHLDSMFGVLTFLSYLLAGYTWAFIGISTTSIISREAKPKERGALIGTYNMVSSVGAILGNFASGFVTQSLGFSAEFSLASLLIVLSIVPLLCEKVKSQGE, from the coding sequence ATGGAGGACTTGAGGGGACATCCCCGGAAAAGAGAGAGGGCGGCGTTGAAGAGCATCGAAAAGGCCAAGCAGATGCGCCGTAGGCCCGATTCCGCCAGGTGGTTCTATTCGTTCATCCCCTTCAAGGTATCAACGGGCGGAGCCGCTCCGCTGATACCCCTGCTCACGATGGCCCTCGGTGGCGGTCCGTCCGACGTTGGAATCGTAAACGCCATTGGAAGTACGGCTTCAATGCTCGGCGGTCTCTTCTGGGGGAAACTCAGCGATAAACTCAACAGGAGGAAGGTGTTTCTCATAGCAGGTTTCCTGGGGACGGCAATCTCAACCCTTCTGTTCCCCCTCGCCAGAAGTGTGTATCAGGTAATGGCCATCAACGCGGTGTACACCTTTTTCATAGCGGCGACGATTCCACTACCCATCCTAATCATCACGAAGGCGTTTCGTCTTGAGGACTGGGACTGGGCGATAGGGCGCTTCAACGAGATAAGTGGATGGGCGTGGGTTGGGGGAATGGTGACAGGCCTTCTCCTCGGCCAGTTCCTGAGTCTAAGAGGGATATTCGTCTTTCTCGGGGTAATCGGATTGCTCTCGGTTCCTTACGGACTCCACACCATCAGGGAGGTTCCCCTCCACCTCAGCAGGGAAAAACTCGGTGTTTACACCGGCTACGTGGTGGAGAAGTTCCGCTACATCCCAAACATGATAACCCACCTCCCGCGCTTTTCCACGGGTGGCTTTGGGGCCCTGTACCTTTCATCCCTGCTCTTCTGGGTGGGCGCGATGCTCTACTTCACCCAGTTTCCCGTTCTGCTGAAGGCAAGGGGATTCACCACCTCCGGGATTTACCTGATGAGCATCGGCAACTCCGCCGTCTCGGCGTTCATGTACACGAGGGTTGGAAAAAAGCTGAGAAACGGGAGCGGCTACGGGGTTCTCATCAGGGGCCTCCTATTACGTGCCCTTGCCTTCGCCCTCGTGCCCCTGGCCATACATCTGGATTCGATGTTCGGAGTTCTCACCTTCCTTTCCTACCTGCTCGCGGGATACACCTGGGCCTTCATAGGGATATCCACCACGTCCATTATATCGCGCGAGGCAAAACCAAAGGAGAGGGGTGCCCTCATAGGAACCTACAACATGGTCAGTTCGGTGGGTGCAATCCTCGGGAACTTCGCCAGCGGCTTCGTAACCCAATCCCTCGGGTTCTCCGCGGAATTTTCCCTGGCTTCCCTGCTCATCGTACTCTCGATAGTCCCACTCCTCTGCGAGAAGGTTAAAAGTCAGGGGGAGTAA
- a CDS encoding MFS transporter, producing MKVERKGETYDIAYARRAMLVVVILPLLVMYTEAMLTPALPTIQREFAINPNDVSWILTMYLLVGTVSVAIFGKLGDMYGKKKMFLVALGFYTLGVILNGFAPSFEWLLLTRGIQGFGMAIFPLAFSLVREEFPPEMVPEVQGMISAMFGVGMVIALPLGAYVTEHWGWRWTYHSAAPFAVLMFILAWAVLRESRYINPGKLDWPGAIFLTWAVVPALVAVTRAPNVGWGARETLALFGTSIVGVIALYLWEKRAENPLIPISIISSRNPAIVNIGIMFAAFGISMMSQANTYIFQMKPPYGFGKTILQSGLLMTPMAAVMLVVAPLGGRLMPKVGAKPTAITGAIIASSGLALLAKYAPEFPPNHLWAFVGLITYVGAGITLMNISLINVLVFSVPPRSMGVATGANSLFRNFGSTWGPAIAGTVMSTYYILFHPPGAPSWVQIRIPTTKAYEVLFGTSAGIYLFLALLSLAIVEVMKGGKIREVENGGEKEITVGPGE from the coding sequence ATGAAGGTTGAGAGAAAGGGTGAGACCTACGACATCGCCTACGCCAGGAGGGCTATGCTCGTGGTGGTCATCCTCCCGCTCCTCGTCATGTACACGGAGGCCATGCTAACTCCAGCTCTGCCGACGATACAGAGGGAGTTCGCGATAAACCCGAACGACGTCAGCTGGATCCTCACGATGTACCTCCTCGTCGGGACGGTGAGCGTCGCCATCTTCGGGAAGCTCGGCGACATGTACGGCAAGAAGAAGATGTTTCTGGTGGCCCTCGGCTTCTACACCCTCGGCGTCATCCTCAACGGCTTCGCGCCGAGCTTCGAGTGGCTTCTCCTCACCAGGGGCATCCAGGGCTTTGGAATGGCCATATTCCCGCTCGCCTTCAGCCTCGTCCGAGAGGAGTTCCCGCCCGAGATGGTCCCCGAGGTTCAGGGGATGATAAGCGCGATGTTCGGCGTCGGTATGGTTATAGCCCTCCCGCTCGGGGCCTACGTCACCGAGCACTGGGGCTGGCGCTGGACGTACCACTCCGCCGCCCCCTTCGCGGTGCTCATGTTCATCCTCGCCTGGGCGGTTTTGAGGGAGAGCCGCTACATCAACCCCGGAAAGCTCGACTGGCCCGGGGCCATCTTCCTCACCTGGGCGGTCGTCCCGGCCCTGGTTGCGGTGACGCGCGCCCCGAACGTCGGCTGGGGGGCTCGGGAGACGCTCGCACTCTTCGGGACCTCCATCGTTGGGGTTATAGCTCTCTACCTCTGGGAGAAGAGGGCCGAGAACCCGCTGATACCCATTTCCATAATCTCCTCCCGGAACCCGGCCATAGTGAACATAGGAATAATGTTCGCGGCCTTCGGCATCTCCATGATGAGCCAGGCGAACACCTACATCTTCCAGATGAAGCCGCCCTACGGGTTCGGCAAGACCATACTCCAGAGCGGCCTGCTGATGACCCCGATGGCCGCGGTCATGCTGGTCGTGGCCCCGCTGGGCGGCAGGTTGATGCCGAAGGTTGGCGCGAAACCCACCGCCATAACCGGCGCCATCATAGCGAGCTCCGGCCTCGCCCTCCTCGCGAAGTACGCCCCCGAGTTTCCACCCAACCACCTCTGGGCCTTCGTCGGCCTCATAACCTACGTGGGGGCGGGAATAACCCTCATGAACATCTCCCTCATAAACGTGCTCGTGTTCAGCGTCCCGCCGAGGTCCATGGGGGTTGCCACGGGCGCCAACAGCCTCTTCAGGAACTTCGGCTCGACCTGGGGCCCGGCCATAGCCGGAACAGTGATGAGCACCTACTACATCCTCTTCCACCCGCCGGGTGCCCCGAGCTGGGTTCAGATAAGGATACCCACCACGAAGGCCTACGAGGTGCTCTTTGGAACCTCCGCAGGAATCTACCTCTTCCTCGCCCTCCTCAGCCTGGCCATAGTCGAGGTCATGAAGGGCGGAAAAATACGCGAGGTCGAGAACGGGGGAGAAAAGGAGATAACCGTCGGGCCCGGCGAATGA
- a CDS encoding DEAD/DEAH box helicase gives MHPLLRKTIRERFRRLNDLQMKAFREVSSGKSVLIIAPTGSGKTEAAVLPVFNEILRGDLKPISALYVAPLKALNRDLLERLEWWGERLGISVEVRHGDTSAYRKAKQTKNPPRMLIITPETLGVILTVKSLRKHLENVRFVIVDEIAELVDNKRGAQLLLNLERLAEIADFRRIGMTATVGNEDEVREWLGADTIVKPGWRKNYRFHVLYPSPTEEDEKLGEELSLSPEIAARLRLLWGIIEEHGKALIFTNTRQFAEILAHRLKAWEKPVEVHHGSLSKEARVRAEKALREGKIQALICTSSMELGIDIGDVDVVIQYMSPRQVNRLVQRVGRARHRINEVSEGYVITSNVEDYLQSLVIAKHALEGRFEAVEPVGGLDVLAHFIVGLLIEYKRLPREKPYEMARRAYVYRNLSWEDYTDTLRILEDARLVGYDGESGLLYLRRGAFKYYYENLSTIPDEVSWRVFDAGSGHVVGRLDERFVMDLEEGMDFVMSGKSWIVLKIDDEAKLLKVRESRSLESAIPSWEGEMIPVPFGVALEVGRLKRELAFNFERAKELLDGVEFREDELRKALEEIKGEPFSTDRDIVIESTPKALVIHADFGNRANEALGRLVHSFLISRYGRVFSVRAGAHAVVFKTPFQLNPTEVKRYLYAEPESLGFVVSRAMRDSHAYRWRMLNVAKRFGALRRDARIRRVERLFEGTVIERETLNELYHDRVDVRKAQLVLEMLKRGSLRVRTELRREPSKLARLNTTVGGEFLLSGVLERDEVLELFKNRLLDHEVVLVCTNCGWHSKTKVARLRNVELRRCPRCGSKMLAVAHPIDAEGFLPVLEKVRHGEPLERKEERTYRKLLKAADLVDTYGFEAVLALASYGTGPDTAARLLGQYKGDALLVALMERERQFIRTRRFWVGGKEETEGEKGGAGG, from the coding sequence ATGCACCCCCTCCTCAGGAAGACCATCAGGGAGCGCTTCAGGAGGCTCAACGACCTTCAGATGAAGGCCTTCCGCGAGGTTAGCTCGGGGAAGAGCGTTCTGATAATAGCCCCCACCGGCTCAGGAAAGACAGAGGCGGCCGTCCTGCCCGTTTTCAACGAGATCCTCAGGGGCGATCTCAAGCCCATCTCGGCCCTCTACGTAGCCCCCCTGAAGGCCCTGAACAGGGACCTGCTCGAGAGGCTCGAGTGGTGGGGGGAAAGGTTGGGGATAAGCGTCGAGGTGAGGCACGGCGACACCTCGGCCTACAGGAAGGCAAAGCAGACCAAGAACCCGCCGCGGATGCTCATCATAACCCCCGAGACCCTCGGCGTTATCCTGACGGTCAAATCCCTAAGGAAGCACCTCGAGAACGTCAGGTTCGTTATAGTCGACGAGATAGCCGAGCTCGTCGATAACAAGCGGGGGGCCCAGCTTCTTCTGAACCTCGAGCGCCTGGCGGAAATAGCCGACTTCAGGCGGATAGGCATGACGGCAACCGTCGGCAACGAGGACGAGGTGAGGGAGTGGCTCGGTGCAGACACGATAGTAAAGCCCGGCTGGAGGAAGAACTACCGCTTCCACGTGCTCTACCCTTCCCCGACGGAGGAAGACGAGAAACTCGGGGAGGAACTGAGCCTCTCTCCCGAGATAGCGGCACGTTTGAGGCTCCTGTGGGGGATAATCGAGGAGCACGGGAAGGCCCTGATATTCACGAACACGCGCCAGTTCGCCGAGATCCTCGCCCACCGCCTCAAGGCGTGGGAAAAACCCGTGGAGGTCCACCACGGCTCGCTCTCGAAGGAGGCGCGCGTTAGGGCGGAGAAAGCCCTGAGGGAGGGCAAGATCCAGGCGCTCATCTGCACCTCGTCGATGGAGCTCGGGATAGACATAGGCGACGTGGATGTGGTGATTCAGTACATGAGCCCCCGCCAGGTTAACCGCCTGGTTCAGCGCGTCGGGAGGGCGAGGCACCGCATAAACGAGGTTAGCGAGGGGTACGTCATAACCTCCAACGTGGAGGACTATCTCCAGAGCCTCGTAATAGCGAAGCACGCCCTCGAGGGTCGCTTCGAGGCGGTCGAGCCCGTCGGGGGCCTCGACGTTCTGGCCCACTTCATAGTTGGCCTTCTGATCGAGTATAAACGCCTGCCCCGGGAGAAGCCCTACGAGATGGCGAGGAGGGCCTACGTTTACAGGAACCTAAGCTGGGAGGACTACACGGACACCCTGAGGATCCTCGAGGATGCGCGGCTGGTGGGCTACGACGGGGAGAGCGGCCTTCTCTATCTCAGGAGGGGGGCCTTCAAGTACTACTACGAGAACCTCTCGACGATTCCGGACGAGGTTTCGTGGCGCGTTTTCGACGCCGGGAGCGGGCACGTGGTCGGGAGGCTCGACGAGCGCTTCGTGATGGATCTCGAGGAGGGCATGGACTTCGTCATGAGCGGGAAGAGCTGGATAGTCCTTAAAATCGATGATGAGGCGAAGCTCCTGAAGGTCCGCGAGAGCCGGAGCCTCGAGAGCGCGATACCGAGCTGGGAGGGCGAGATGATCCCGGTTCCCTTCGGCGTGGCCCTCGAGGTCGGCAGGCTGAAGAGGGAGCTGGCTTTCAACTTCGAGAGGGCCAAAGAACTCCTCGACGGTGTCGAGTTCCGAGAGGATGAACTGAGGAAGGCCCTCGAGGAGATAAAGGGCGAACCCTTCTCGACCGACAGGGACATCGTAATCGAGAGCACGCCAAAGGCCCTCGTTATCCACGCTGACTTCGGAAACAGGGCCAACGAGGCCCTCGGGAGGCTGGTTCACTCCTTCCTGATCTCCCGCTACGGGAGGGTCTTCTCGGTCAGGGCGGGGGCCCACGCCGTGGTCTTCAAGACACCCTTCCAGCTGAACCCAACGGAAGTGAAGCGCTACCTCTACGCGGAACCTGAGAGTCTGGGGTTCGTGGTCTCCCGCGCGATGAGGGACTCGCACGCCTACCGCTGGCGGATGCTGAACGTGGCGAAGCGCTTCGGGGCCCTTAGGAGGGACGCGAGGATACGGCGGGTGGAGAGGCTCTTCGAGGGAACGGTGATAGAGAGGGAAACCCTGAACGAGCTCTACCACGACAGGGTGGACGTGAGGAAGGCCCAGCTTGTCCTCGAGATGCTCAAGCGGGGCTCCCTCAGGGTGAGAACCGAGCTGAGGAGGGAACCATCGAAGCTGGCGAGACTCAACACCACCGTTGGGGGAGAGTTCCTGCTCTCGGGCGTCCTTGAGAGGGACGAGGTTCTGGAGCTGTTTAAGAACAGGTTGCTCGACCACGAGGTCGTTCTCGTGTGCACCAACTGCGGCTGGCACTCGAAGACGAAGGTCGCGCGCCTGAGGAACGTGGAGCTCCGCCGCTGTCCGCGGTGCGGCTCGAAGATGCTGGCGGTGGCCCATCCCATAGACGCGGAGGGGTTTCTGCCCGTCCTCGAGAAGGTTCGCCACGGTGAACCGCTGGAGAGGAAGGAGGAGAGAACCTACAGGAAGCTGTTGAAGGCCGCCGACCTGGTGGATACCTACGGGTTCGAGGCGGTTCTGGCCCTCGCAAGTTATGGAACCGGGCCGGACACGGCGGCGAGGCTCCTGGGGCAGTACAAGGGGGACGCCCTGCTCGTCGCCCTGATGGAGAGGGAGAGGCAGTTCATAAGGACGAGACGGTTCTGGGTTGGCGGGAAGGAGGAGACGGAAGGAGAAAAGGGAGGGGCCGGGGGGTAA
- a CDS encoding M20/M25/M40 family metallo-hydrolase has protein sequence MKTERAKEILLQLLRIPSPSGQEDRIMLHIMEFLHRLDYDVHIESDGQIIDLVVNPGADLFYEVHVDTIPVRAEPFVRGNIVYGTGSSDIKGGAAAILLMLENLHREGRDLNVGIVFVSDEEYGGRGSALFMERYKPKMAVVLEPTDLEVHIAHAGNIEASFEVDGKEAHGACPESGINAIDETYRMLEEMKKLEPFNAKGKYFDPHIGIQELVCENPVYLIPALCRGRLEARLLPEQEVEDVLDLLDPIFDEYALRYEYTEIWDGYELNPDEEIVQLAKKAMEVTDIDEFGGMRSWTDAINFMYNGTRTIVFGPGNLDISHTRNERIDVRDVVTASEFLKALNEIYGKAG, from the coding sequence ATGAAAACCGAACGCGCGAAGGAGATACTCCTTCAGCTCCTGAGGATACCCTCCCCCTCCGGTCAGGAGGACAGGATAATGCTCCACATCATGGAGTTTCTCCACAGGCTCGACTACGACGTCCACATCGAGAGCGACGGCCAGATAATAGACCTCGTCGTGAACCCCGGGGCCGACCTCTTCTACGAGGTTCACGTCGACACCATACCCGTCAGGGCGGAGCCCTTCGTGAGGGGAAACATCGTCTACGGCACAGGTTCGAGCGACATCAAGGGCGGGGCGGCGGCGATTCTGCTGATGCTCGAGAACCTCCACAGGGAGGGGCGGGACCTCAACGTTGGAATCGTCTTCGTCAGCGACGAGGAGTACGGCGGAAGGGGTTCGGCGCTCTTCATGGAGCGCTACAAGCCGAAGATGGCGGTCGTTCTTGAGCCGACCGACCTGGAGGTTCACATCGCCCACGCCGGCAACATCGAGGCCTCCTTCGAGGTCGACGGCAAGGAGGCGCACGGAGCCTGCCCCGAGAGCGGCATCAACGCCATAGACGAGACCTACCGCATGCTCGAGGAGATGAAGAAGCTCGAGCCCTTCAACGCCAAGGGAAAGTACTTCGACCCGCACATCGGGATACAGGAGCTCGTATGCGAGAACCCTGTCTACCTCATCCCGGCCCTCTGCAGGGGGCGCCTCGAGGCGAGGCTTCTTCCGGAGCAGGAAGTTGAAGACGTCCTCGACCTCCTCGACCCGATATTCGACGAGTACGCCCTGAGGTACGAGTACACCGAGATATGGGACGGCTACGAGCTCAACCCCGACGAGGAGATAGTCCAGCTCGCCAAGAAGGCGATGGAGGTTACGGATATAGACGAGTTCGGGGGAATGCGCAGCTGGACGGACGCGATAAACTTCATGTACAACGGGACGAGGACGATAGTCTTCGGGCCCGGCAACCTCGACATCTCCCACACCAGGAACGAGCGCATAGACGTCAGGGACGTCGTTACGGCGAGCGAGTTCCTGAAGGCCCTCAACGAGATATACGGCAAGGCCGGATGA
- a CDS encoding MBL fold metallo-hydrolase: MRIGSLRGSTARGVPVEIPPHTVMLRGAGLDSNVYLVRSGREALVIDTGTGLHWHAYAEVWKREGYLDGVDKAIIFNTHEHFDHVGGNWALKGWFEGRGIEVLFAAHEETARTLERGDDYVILSHFYGRRFEPQRVDIHLKDGDNLEVGSLELELVHTPGHTAGSACLYLNGEVKLAFTGDTLFKGTAGRTDLPTGNAGELRKSLERLLGYDVDFGLPGHGWVIEDWRGNLEGVLRWLR; this comes from the coding sequence TTGAGGATAGGCTCCCTAAGAGGGTCCACCGCGCGTGGGGTACCTGTTGAGATCCCCCCGCACACGGTTATGCTGAGGGGAGCCGGGCTGGACTCCAACGTTTACCTGGTGAGGAGCGGAAGGGAAGCGCTGGTCATAGACACCGGAACCGGCCTCCACTGGCACGCCTACGCTGAGGTATGGAAGAGGGAGGGTTACCTCGACGGCGTTGATAAGGCGATAATCTTCAACACCCACGAGCACTTCGACCACGTCGGGGGAAACTGGGCGTTAAAGGGGTGGTTCGAGGGGAGGGGGATCGAGGTTCTCTTCGCGGCCCACGAGGAGACGGCGAGAACCCTGGAGAGGGGGGACGATTACGTTATTCTATCTCACTTCTACGGGAGGAGATTCGAGCCGCAGAGGGTTGATATCCACCTGAAGGACGGGGATAATCTTGAGGTGGGCTCGCTGGAGCTCGAGCTCGTCCACACGCCCGGTCACACGGCGGGGAGCGCCTGCCTCTACCTGAACGGTGAGGTCAAGCTCGCCTTCACGGGCGACACGCTCTTTAAGGGAACGGCGGGCAGAACCGACCTGCCGACGGGGAACGCTGGGGAGCTTAGGAAGAGCCTCGAACGGCTCCTCGGCTACGACGTCGACTTCGGACTGCCCGGCCACGGGTGGGTCATAGAGGACTGGCGGGGAAACCTTGAGGGCGTTCTGAGGTGGCTCCGATGA
- a CDS encoding DUF504 domain-containing protein: MRKGSVKEVLAKIKYDPREREGDYYIVIEHRGAYGDVKRIPVEMIELGHGYFFVDETQIPYHRILRVVRKDGKVVWETRKREL, translated from the coding sequence ATGAGGAAGGGGTCCGTCAAGGAGGTTCTGGCCAAGATAAAGTACGACCCGCGGGAGAGGGAGGGCGATTACTACATCGTTATCGAGCACCGCGGGGCCTACGGGGACGTCAAGCGAATCCCGGTCGAGATGATAGAGCTCGGCCACGGCTACTTCTTCGTTGATGAGACCCAGATACCCTACCACCGCATCCTCAGGGTCGTGAGGAAGGATGGAAAGGTGGTCTGGGAAACCAGAAAGCGGGAGTTATGA
- a CDS encoding DUF835 domain-containing protein, with translation MEIDRDPGEIMREIVEKLRDKSPKELLSYAIFNEKDEAKYYAELAEKAGRPSVKALFIKMSEESKYHRDWLYNLFKKLYPAEEPVKVDAPPVEVAPFYPEFESVEDYLSALNYCMESELFAKRTYELLARMADDEETRGLALTLAAVEEKHYEQIRKMYELMITEKEQKITPSKLEPGGYLFTDETKARYFLIDLAGSGVKLYTLVRENPEKFLRMFLGLDVKVLWITKTGMGNSVPPAEVPALREKLCNFIGKGLETGEKRAVFIQNLGYLAVELGFKGMMDVVLYLKDCAVLGGGYLIATAPKDSFERKEWALLTSELRRVS, from the coding sequence GTGGAGATTGATCGTGACCCCGGGGAGATAATGAGGGAGATAGTGGAGAAGCTCAGGGACAAGTCCCCGAAGGAGCTCCTGAGCTACGCCATCTTCAACGAGAAGGATGAGGCAAAGTACTACGCGGAACTGGCGGAGAAGGCCGGAAGGCCGAGCGTCAAAGCGCTTTTCATCAAGATGAGCGAGGAGAGCAAATACCACCGTGACTGGCTTTACAACCTGTTTAAAAAGCTGTACCCGGCCGAGGAACCGGTGAAGGTCGACGCTCCGCCCGTTGAGGTCGCCCCGTTTTATCCGGAGTTCGAGAGCGTTGAGGACTACCTCTCGGCCCTCAACTACTGCATGGAGAGCGAGCTCTTCGCGAAGAGGACCTACGAGCTTCTGGCGAGGATGGCCGATGACGAGGAGACCCGCGGTCTCGCCCTCACCCTGGCCGCTGTGGAAGAGAAGCACTACGAGCAGATACGGAAGATGTACGAGCTCATGATAACCGAGAAGGAGCAAAAAATCACGCCCTCAAAACTTGAGCCGGGGGGATACCTCTTCACCGACGAGACGAAGGCGAGGTACTTCCTCATAGACCTCGCGGGAAGCGGCGTGAAGCTCTACACCCTTGTCAGGGAGAACCCCGAGAAGTTCCTGAGGATGTTTCTCGGACTCGACGTCAAGGTCCTGTGGATAACGAAGACGGGGATGGGGAACTCCGTGCCGCCTGCGGAGGTGCCGGCCCTCAGGGAGAAGCTCTGCAATTTCATCGGAAAGGGCCTCGAAACCGGCGAGAAGAGGGCGGTCTTCATCCAGAACCTCGGTTACCTCGCTGTTGAGCTCGGCTTCAAGGGGATGATGGACGTCGTCCTCTACCTGAAGGACTGCGCGGTCCTCGGCGGGGGCTACCTGATAGCCACCGCGCCCAAAGACTCCTTTGAGCGGAAGGAATGGGCCCTTCTGACCTCGGAGCTCAGGCGGGTCTCATAA